The following proteins come from a genomic window of Sinorhizobium fredii NGR234:
- a CDS encoding efflux RND transporter periplasmic adaptor subunit has protein sequence MKRKVLLSTVAVAALVGVAAAIFLLPSTSRDAEAADPRSLAPLVSLTKAKTPDAANRSFTGTVAARVQSDLGFRVPGKIVERLVGLGEEVKAGQPLMRVDDTDLRLALSAKRNAVAAARATFIQVQADERRYAALVKNGLAASPQRYEQSKAALDTATAQLAAAEAEAKVAENEAAYAVLVADADGTIVETLGEPGQVVSAGQPVIRLAKAGPREALVWLPENLRPEIGAVAKATIYGRSTAEKAALRQISDAADPQTRTYETRWVLQGSAASAPLGATVTISLQNEAAKSHAEVPVGALLDDGARTGVWVLDGQGSSVHFREVKVERIGEEKAIVSNLTAGEAIVALGAHLLRDGASVRTGVEKAEAAN, from the coding sequence ATGAAACGAAAAGTCCTCCTCTCAACTGTGGCAGTGGCCGCCCTGGTCGGTGTCGCCGCTGCGATTTTCCTACTCCCCTCGACGAGCAGGGATGCCGAGGCCGCGGATCCACGCAGTCTGGCTCCGCTCGTCAGCCTCACAAAGGCCAAGACCCCAGACGCAGCAAACCGAAGCTTCACCGGCACTGTTGCTGCCCGGGTGCAGAGCGATCTCGGCTTTCGGGTCCCGGGAAAGATCGTCGAGCGGCTGGTCGGCCTTGGCGAAGAAGTCAAAGCCGGGCAGCCATTGATGCGGGTTGACGACACCGATCTGCGCCTTGCCCTGTCGGCAAAGCGCAACGCCGTTGCGGCGGCCAGGGCAACATTCATCCAGGTGCAGGCCGACGAGCGGCGGTATGCTGCCCTCGTCAAGAACGGCTTGGCAGCGTCTCCGCAGAGATACGAACAGTCGAAGGCAGCGCTCGATACCGCGACAGCCCAGCTCGCCGCGGCCGAAGCAGAGGCGAAGGTCGCGGAAAATGAGGCCGCATATGCGGTTCTCGTGGCGGACGCGGACGGCACGATCGTTGAAACGCTCGGCGAGCCGGGACAGGTAGTCTCGGCGGGCCAGCCGGTCATCCGGCTCGCCAAAGCAGGTCCCCGCGAAGCGCTCGTTTGGCTGCCCGAAAATCTCAGACCCGAGATTGGCGCCGTCGCGAAGGCCACCATCTATGGCCGGAGCACGGCAGAAAAGGCGGCACTTAGGCAGATCTCCGATGCCGCCGATCCTCAAACTCGGACCTATGAAACGCGCTGGGTATTGCAGGGTTCTGCGGCGTCCGCGCCCTTGGGGGCAACGGTCACGATAAGCCTGCAGAACGAAGCGGCCAAATCACATGCCGAAGTCCCCGTTGGCGCGCTTCTCGATGACGGCGCCCGCACCGGTGTCTGGGTTTTGGATGGGCAGGGTTCCAGCGTTCATTTCCGGGAAGTGAAGGTCGAACGGATCGGCGAGGAGAAGGCCATAGTCTCGAACCTGACGGCCGGGGAAGCGATCGTTGCCCTTGGAGCGCATTTGCTTCGGGACGGAGCAAGCGTGCGCACCGGCGTGGAAAAAGCAGAGGCGGCCAACTGA
- a CDS encoding tyrosine-type recombinase/integrase produces MSEMSPLRRRMIEDMTIRNLSPATQRSYLHAVTKFSRYFGRSPDRLGLEDVRAFQVHLVSSGLSWPALNQTVCALRFFFGVTLGHAEIPERIAYARTPAKLPTILNGDEIVRFLEAVPSLKTRTALTTAYAAGLRATETVSLKVSNIDGERGVIRIEHGKGGKDRNVMLSAQLLHILRVYWKLVRPQVWLFPGRDESKPIDVQVLHSACRSARAAAGIDKRISVHTLRHSFATHLLESGTDIRIIQVLLGHNNLSTTARYTKVSNTLIRATTSPLDRLTLEVVPTG; encoded by the coding sequence ATGAGTGAGATGAGCCCGCTGCGGCGACGGATGATCGAGGACATGACGATCCGCAATTTGTCGCCGGCGACGCAGCGATCGTATTTGCATGCAGTGACGAAGTTTTCGCGCTATTTCGGTCGGTCGCCGGACCGGTTGGGGCTGGAGGATGTGCGTGCCTTTCAGGTGCATCTGGTGTCGTCGGGGCTATCATGGCCGGCCTTGAACCAGACGGTTTGCGCCCTTCGCTTCTTCTTCGGCGTCACGCTTGGACATGCGGAGATACCGGAGCGCATTGCCTATGCCCGAACGCCCGCCAAGTTGCCGACGATATTGAACGGCGATGAGATCGTGCGGTTTTTGGAAGCGGTCCCGAGCCTGAAGACACGAACGGCGCTGACGACGGCTTATGCGGCTGGTTTGCGCGCCACCGAGACGGTCAGTCTCAAGGTCAGCAACATCGACGGCGAGCGCGGCGTCATCCGCATCGAGCATGGCAAAGGCGGCAAGGACCGCAACGTGATGCTGTCGGCGCAGTTGCTTCATATCCTTCGGGTCTATTGGAAGCTGGTGCGACCGCAGGTCTGGTTGTTTCCGGGACGTGACGAGAGCAAACCCATCGATGTCCAGGTTCTGCATTCTGCCTGCCGTTCGGCACGTGCCGCAGCCGGCATCGACAAGCGGATATCGGTGCACACGTTGCGCCACAGCTTTGCCACCCATCTCTTGGAGAGCGGCACCGACATTCGTATCATCCAGGTCCTGCTCGGCCACAACAATCTGTCGACCACGGCGCGTTACACGAAAGTGTCCAACACACTCATCCGCGCCACGACCAGTCCGCTCGACCGGCTGACGCTGGAGGTGGTGCCGACAGGCTGA
- a CDS encoding TetR/AcrR family transcriptional regulator — MQEKDSGSTSNVRDADWASRGHKPDAQALGVYSADSDGAVLAQWRKRILDVAEEQIRRVGHRKTTVADIAFDLGISRANVYRFFPTRAAINQGVCARIANRILDVAREISQGAVPATIRLAEMFAALHRHIQLQLAEERHAHELFVAATDGKWEVVKWYFDERRGYLKRPFVRAWRPGGLKSDDAGNAAGCIMAAIISFVHPGLVEQRIGGGEDVEDELEAETRFVLQALGNAPD, encoded by the coding sequence ATGCAGGAAAAAGACAGCGGCTCAACATCGAATGTCCGGGACGCCGATTGGGCATCCCGTGGACATAAACCGGACGCTCAAGCGCTCGGGGTGTATTCCGCAGATTCGGATGGTGCGGTTTTGGCGCAGTGGCGCAAGCGTATCCTGGATGTCGCGGAAGAGCAGATTCGCCGTGTCGGTCATCGCAAGACAACAGTTGCTGACATAGCGTTCGATCTGGGTATAAGTCGAGCGAATGTGTACCGCTTCTTTCCCACGAGAGCGGCAATTAATCAGGGTGTCTGCGCTCGGATCGCCAACAGGATTCTCGACGTCGCGCGGGAAATCTCGCAAGGGGCCGTTCCGGCAACCATCAGGCTTGCTGAGATGTTTGCCGCTCTTCATCGACATATTCAGTTGCAACTGGCGGAAGAACGGCACGCTCACGAGCTTTTCGTCGCCGCCACAGACGGCAAGTGGGAGGTCGTGAAGTGGTACTTCGATGAAAGACGAGGGTATTTGAAGCGACCATTCGTGCGGGCTTGGAGGCCGGGGGGACTTAAAAGCGATGATGCGGGGAATGCTGCTGGGTGCATCATGGCAGCGATTATTTCGTTCGTTCACCCCGGCCTCGTAGAGCAACGGATTGGCGGTGGTGAGGATGTGGAGGATGAACTCGAAGCTGAGACCCGCTTCGTATTGCAGGCCCTGGGGAACGCGCCGGACTGA
- a CDS encoding oxidoreductase has translation MPEQKVVVVTGASSGIGEATARLLAQNGYRVFGGARDPKRTKSISGVKFGTLDVTDDASVANFVGWVLSEAGKIDVLINNAGVSLVGPVENTSIAEATKVFDVSVFGPLRMIRAVLPSMRSARNGLIINISSVLGFLPAPFMGIYASTKHALEGMAESLDHEIRDFNVRVILLEPTFTNTNLDVNAANTEAPLGVYADQAEATIKTVLAQIKSAPAPTLVAERILVALKSPYKMRQPVGGQATLLSRLRRFMPAKAVDGSLRKTFGFRRT, from the coding sequence GTGCCCGAACAGAAAGTAGTAGTGGTAACAGGAGCGTCTTCAGGGATTGGCGAGGCTACAGCCCGCCTTCTCGCGCAGAACGGCTACCGCGTGTTTGGCGGTGCGCGCGACCCTAAGCGGACCAAATCGATTTCGGGCGTAAAGTTTGGGACGCTGGATGTGACTGATGATGCATCGGTTGCGAATTTCGTCGGGTGGGTCCTGTCCGAGGCGGGCAAGATCGACGTTCTGATCAACAATGCTGGTGTTTCGCTGGTGGGCCCGGTCGAAAATACCTCGATTGCTGAAGCAACAAAGGTTTTTGATGTCAGCGTCTTCGGCCCACTTCGCATGATCCGAGCGGTCCTGCCATCAATGCGGAGTGCACGCAATGGGCTGATCATAAACATCAGCTCGGTTCTGGGTTTCCTGCCCGCGCCTTTCATGGGAATCTATGCCAGCACCAAACACGCTCTTGAGGGCATGGCCGAATCTCTCGACCACGAGATCCGAGACTTTAACGTGCGCGTTATCTTGCTGGAGCCGACTTTCACGAACACCAATCTTGATGTGAATGCCGCGAATACGGAAGCGCCCTTGGGCGTCTACGCCGATCAGGCCGAAGCGACGATCAAGACGGTCTTGGCCCAAATCAAATCCGCACCTGCTCCAACCTTGGTTGCAGAAAGGATCCTCGTCGCCCTTAAAAGCCCGTACAAAATGCGTCAGCCCGTTGGAGGCCAAGCAACACTTCTGAGCCGTCTGCGCAGGTTTATGCCAGCAAAGGCGGTCGACGGGAGTCTGCGAAAAACATTCGGCTTCCGTAGGACTTAA
- a CDS encoding IS91 family transposase: MAAGLEVADIFRRHGEGYRQSHDTHLGRVERRVMSAVEMCRTARLGGHVQQCRDCEALRIAYNSCRNRHCPKCQGQASRDWLAARQADLLPVSYFHVVFTVPQAIAAIAFQNKQVVYAVLFRAVAETLRRLAADPRHLGAELGFIAVLHSWGQNLHYHPHIHCIVPGGGLSFDQTRWVACRRNFFLPVRVLSRLFRRLFLEYLKQAHDEGQLQFFGSIASLADPAAFTRMIREARRVNWIVYAKPPFAGPQQVLAYLGRYTHRIAISNSRLVSMDGGQVTFRWKDYRRGGRQKRMTLDAHEFIRRFLLHTVPDGFHRIRHFGLLANGQRQQKLEACRNLLNVPQPEEPVEDLDTVEAPPFAHRCPCCGGRMNILGTWKPRQPACRPAWNDSS, encoded by the coding sequence ATGGCGGCGGGATTGGAGGTGGCGGACATTTTTCGCCGCCACGGGGAAGGATATCGTCAATCGCATGACACGCATCTCGGGCGGGTTGAGCGCCGGGTGATGAGCGCGGTCGAGATGTGTCGGACCGCGCGGCTGGGCGGCCATGTCCAGCAATGCCGGGATTGTGAGGCGCTCCGCATCGCCTACAATTCCTGCCGTAACCGGCATTGCCCAAAGTGTCAGGGACAGGCCAGCCGCGATTGGCTTGCCGCCCGGCAGGCCGACCTGCTGCCGGTCAGCTATTTCCACGTCGTCTTCACCGTGCCGCAAGCGATCGCCGCGATTGCCTTCCAGAACAAGCAGGTGGTCTATGCTGTCCTGTTTCGCGCCGTCGCCGAGACACTCCGCAGACTTGCCGCTGACCCCAGACATCTGGGTGCTGAACTCGGCTTTATCGCCGTGCTGCATTCCTGGGGGCAGAACCTCCATTATCACCCACACATCCACTGCATCGTGCCGGGCGGCGGATTGTCGTTCGATCAAACCCGCTGGGTGGCTTGTCGGAGGAACTTCTTCCTGCCCGTGCGGGTGCTGTCGCGCCTGTTCCGGCGACTGTTTCTCGAATACCTGAAGCAGGCTCATGACGAAGGCCAGCTTCAGTTCTTCGGCAGCATCGCGAGCCTGGCCGATCCAGCTGCATTCACGCGCATGATCAGAGAAGCGCGGCGCGTCAATTGGATCGTCTATGCCAAGCCGCCCTTTGCCGGACCCCAACAGGTGCTGGCCTATCTCGGCCGCTACACCCATCGCATCGCCATCTCCAATTCCCGCCTCGTCAGCATGGATGGTGGTCAGGTCACATTCCGCTGGAAGGATTATCGCAGGGGTGGCAGGCAGAAGCGGATGACGCTCGATGCCCACGAGTTCATTCGTCGCTTCCTGCTGCATACGGTTCCGGACGGCTTCCATCGCATCCGTCACTTTGGCTTGCTTGCCAACGGACAGCGGCAGCAGAAGCTGGAGGCATGCCGCAATCTCCTCAATGTCCCGCAGCCGGAAGAGCCGGTCGAAGACCTGGATACGGTCGAGGCCCCGCCATTTGCACACCGCTGTCCCTGTTGCGGCGGAAGGATGAACATCCTCGGCACCTGGAAGCCGCGTCAACCAGCCTGTCGACCAGCATGGAACGATAGCTCATGA
- a CDS encoding efflux RND transporter permease subunit gives MSFNLSALAVRERAVTLFFIVLLAAAGAYAFVKLGRAEDPSFTIKTLTVTTVWPGATAREMQDLVAEPLEKRLQELTWYDRVETTTRPGYAFLTVTLKDNTPASAVEGEFYQARKKLGDEARNLPPGVIGPFVNDEYSDVSFALYALKAKGMAMRDLVRQVETIRQDMLHVPGVKKINILGEQPEQIFVEFSYSKLATLGISAQDIAAALQRRNTVTPAGSIDTQGPQVFIRFDGAYDSIESIAETPIVAAGRVLKLSDFAEVRRGYQDPATYIIRHDGEPAIMLGVVMQQGWNGLELGKALEERSSKIADSLPLGITLAKVSDQAVNIQEAVGEFMLKFAMALGVVLFVSLVSLGWRVGIVVALAVPLTLGVVFLIMLETGRFFDRITLGALILALGLLVDDAIIAIEVMVVKMEEGMDRIKAAAYAWSHTAAPMLSGTLVTIIGLMPVGFARSTAGEYAGNIFWIVGFALIVSWIVAVIFTPYLGVKMLPAIKPVDGGHHAIYNTPNYRRLRGLIEFAVRHKFLTCGLVGVIMAVSVVGMGSVKQQFFPTSDRPEVLVEVRMPEGTSIETTTATVEKLEGWLKEQPETKIATSYVGQGAPRFFFAMAPELPDPAFAKIVVLTPDAHGREALKHRLREAIAGGLAPEAYVRVTQLVFGPYTPFPVEFRIMGPDPDELYKISEQALALMKTVPDVRQANRDWGNRTPVLRFIPDQDRLNLIGLSPAEAAQQMQLLLSGVPITQVRENIRNVPVVARSAGENRLDPSRLADFSLMSRNGRPVPLDQIGHSEIRFEEPIMKRRDRTPVITIRSDINEATQPPEVSQQVLKALQPLIASLPVGYRIEMGGNIEESLKANVALVQIFPAMIAAMLIVIILQVRSLSTMTMVMLTGPLGLAGVVPVLLIFNQPFGFNAILGLIGLAGILMRNTLILTEQIKENQAAGLDDYHAVIEATVQRTRPVILTALAAVLAFIPLTHSVFWGSMAYTLIGGTAVGTVMILLFLPALYATWFRIKPPKGESHPQSEETAPRLKLAMAAE, from the coding sequence ATGAGCTTCAACCTCTCCGCGCTTGCTGTCCGCGAGCGAGCTGTCACCCTGTTCTTCATCGTCCTGCTGGCCGCCGCCGGCGCCTATGCCTTTGTCAAGCTGGGCCGAGCAGAAGACCCGTCATTCACCATCAAGACGCTGACCGTCACAACCGTTTGGCCGGGCGCGACCGCGCGCGAGATGCAGGATCTTGTCGCCGAGCCGCTCGAAAAGCGCCTTCAGGAACTGACCTGGTATGATCGCGTGGAAACGACCACGCGGCCGGGCTACGCCTTCCTGACAGTGACGCTCAAGGACAATACTCCGGCGTCGGCAGTCGAGGGGGAATTCTACCAGGCGCGCAAAAAACTCGGCGATGAAGCGCGAAATCTTCCTCCCGGTGTCATCGGTCCTTTCGTCAATGACGAATACTCCGATGTCAGCTTCGCCCTTTATGCCTTGAAAGCAAAGGGCATGGCGATGCGTGACCTTGTTCGTCAGGTCGAGACGATACGCCAGGACATGCTTCACGTCCCGGGCGTTAAAAAGATCAACATTCTCGGCGAGCAGCCGGAACAGATTTTCGTCGAGTTTTCCTATTCCAAGCTGGCAACCCTCGGGATCTCGGCGCAAGATATCGCTGCTGCCCTGCAACGGCGCAATACCGTCACACCGGCCGGATCGATCGATACGCAGGGGCCGCAAGTCTTCATTCGGTTCGATGGTGCCTATGACAGCATCGAGTCGATTGCCGAGACGCCGATCGTCGCGGCCGGACGCGTCCTGAAGCTGTCTGACTTCGCCGAGGTGCGCCGTGGATATCAGGACCCGGCTACCTATATCATTCGCCATGACGGCGAGCCCGCCATCATGCTTGGGGTGGTGATGCAGCAGGGCTGGAACGGGCTGGAACTCGGCAAGGCGCTGGAAGAACGATCCTCCAAAATTGCGGATAGTCTGCCGCTTGGCATCACGCTCGCAAAGGTGAGCGACCAGGCGGTGAACATTCAGGAAGCCGTCGGCGAATTCATGCTGAAGTTCGCCATGGCACTCGGCGTCGTCCTGTTCGTTAGCCTCGTTAGCCTTGGCTGGCGCGTCGGGATCGTCGTGGCGCTTGCCGTTCCGCTGACGCTTGGCGTCGTTTTCCTCATCATGCTGGAGACCGGGCGATTTTTCGACCGCATCACACTCGGTGCGCTGATCCTGGCGCTCGGTCTGCTCGTGGACGACGCGATCATCGCCATCGAGGTCATGGTGGTGAAGATGGAAGAAGGCATGGACCGTATCAAGGCGGCCGCCTATGCCTGGAGCCATACGGCCGCCCCGATGCTTTCGGGTACGCTTGTAACCATCATCGGGTTGATGCCGGTTGGCTTTGCCCGGTCTACCGCCGGCGAATATGCCGGCAACATCTTCTGGATCGTCGGTTTCGCGCTGATCGTCTCGTGGATCGTAGCTGTGATCTTCACGCCGTATCTCGGCGTCAAGATGCTGCCGGCGATCAAGCCGGTGGACGGCGGTCATCACGCCATCTACAACACCCCGAACTACCGGCGCCTTCGTGGGCTTATCGAGTTCGCAGTCCGTCACAAGTTTCTGACCTGCGGCCTCGTCGGCGTTATCATGGCTGTCTCCGTCGTCGGCATGGGGTCCGTAAAGCAGCAGTTCTTCCCGACGTCGGACCGCCCCGAGGTTCTGGTGGAAGTGCGCATGCCGGAAGGAACCAGCATCGAGACGACCACTGCAACGGTCGAGAAACTCGAAGGCTGGCTCAAAGAGCAACCCGAAACGAAGATTGCCACCAGCTACGTCGGCCAGGGTGCGCCGCGCTTCTTCTTTGCCATGGCGCCCGAATTGCCAGACCCGGCATTCGCCAAGATCGTCGTGCTGACACCCGATGCGCATGGACGCGAAGCCTTGAAGCATCGCCTGCGGGAGGCAATTGCGGGCGGGCTCGCTCCGGAAGCCTATGTGCGGGTAACACAGCTCGTATTCGGCCCTTATACGCCGTTCCCAGTCGAATTTCGCATCATGGGACCGGATCCGGACGAATTGTATAAAATCTCCGAACAAGCCCTCGCTCTCATGAAGACTGTGCCGGACGTTCGCCAGGCGAACCGCGACTGGGGTAACCGTACGCCCGTGCTGCGTTTTATTCCCGATCAGGACCGGTTAAATCTCATTGGCCTTTCTCCGGCGGAAGCTGCCCAGCAGATGCAGTTGTTGCTGAGCGGCGTGCCGATCACACAGGTCCGCGAAAACATCCGCAACGTCCCCGTGGTCGCGCGGAGCGCCGGTGAAAACAGGCTCGATCCTTCGAGGCTGGCGGATTTTTCGCTGATGAGCAGGAATGGGCGGCCGGTCCCGCTCGATCAGATCGGCCACTCCGAGATCCGCTTCGAAGAGCCGATCATGAAGCGCCGTGACCGCACTCCGGTCATCACCATCCGCTCGGACATCAACGAGGCGACGCAGCCGCCGGAAGTGTCGCAGCAGGTTCTGAAGGCGCTGCAGCCGCTGATTGCCTCTTTGCCTGTGGGCTACCGCATTGAAATGGGTGGCAACATCGAAGAGTCATTGAAAGCAAATGTGGCGCTTGTCCAGATCTTCCCGGCCATGATTGCCGCCATGCTCATCGTCATCATCCTCCAGGTTCGCAGCCTGTCGACCATGACAATGGTGATGCTGACGGGGCCGCTCGGGCTCGCCGGTGTGGTTCCGGTCTTGCTCATCTTCAACCAGCCCTTCGGCTTCAACGCTATCCTCGGGCTGATTGGTTTGGCGGGCATCCTCATGCGCAATACCTTGATCCTGACGGAACAGATCAAGGAAAACCAGGCGGCTGGTCTGGATGACTACCATGCGGTCATTGAGGCGACGGTCCAAAGAACAAGGCCCGTCATCCTGACCGCGCTCGCGGCAGTCCTGGCCTTCATTCCGCTGACGCATTCGGTCTTCTGGGGATCGATGGCCTATACGCTGATCGGCGGCACGGCCGTCGGAACGGTGATGATCCTACTGTTCCTGCCGGCGCTTTACGCGACATGGTTCCGGATCAAGCCGCCTAAGGGGGAGTCGCATCCGCAGTCGGAGGAGACGGCTCCGCGCCTAAAACTGGCGATGGCGGCGGAGTGA
- the fabF gene encoding beta-ketoacyl-ACP synthase II codes for MRRVVVTGMGAVSPLGANVSSTWSRLLAGKSGIHRLPDEVVGDLPAKVGGVVPFLEEDAEAGFDPDRVLPPKDQRKVDRFILFALAAADEALAQARWRPVSEEDRLRTATIIASGIGGFPAITDAVRTVDQKGPRRLSPFTIPSFLVNLAAGQVSIRHGLKGPLGAPVTACAAGVQAIGDAARMIRANEADIAVCGGTEACMNTVSLGGFAAARALSTGFNESPAVASRPFDMMRDGFVMGEGAGVLVLESLSHALARGAEPLAELVGYGTTADAYHVTSGPEDGSGAARAMQIAIGQAGISPHEIQHLNAHATSTPLGDRGEIEAIKTVFGSTAGIAVSGTKSATGHLLGAAGGLEAIFTILALRDQVAPPTLNLNAPDPAGDGIDFVASKSRPLQMDYAITNGFGFGGVNASALFRRWSE; via the coding sequence ATGCGTCGTGTCGTTGTAACAGGAATGGGAGCAGTCAGTCCGCTCGGTGCCAACGTCAGCAGCACTTGGAGCCGCCTACTGGCGGGCAAATCCGGCATCCACCGTCTTCCTGACGAGGTCGTCGGCGATCTGCCCGCCAAGGTCGGAGGCGTTGTCCCCTTCCTGGAAGAGGATGCCGAAGCTGGCTTCGATCCGGACAGGGTCTTGCCGCCGAAGGATCAGCGCAAGGTCGACCGATTCATCCTCTTCGCACTGGCGGCGGCAGACGAAGCCCTTGCGCAAGCCCGGTGGAGACCTGTCTCGGAAGAGGACCGCCTCAGAACAGCGACGATCATTGCGTCAGGGATCGGAGGATTTCCGGCGATCACGGACGCGGTGCGCACCGTCGATCAGAAAGGGCCGCGGCGCCTTTCACCCTTCACCATTCCATCGTTCCTGGTGAACCTCGCGGCAGGCCAGGTATCCATCCGACATGGTCTCAAGGGACCGCTGGGAGCTCCTGTGACAGCATGTGCGGCCGGCGTCCAGGCAATCGGTGACGCGGCCCGCATGATCCGGGCGAACGAGGCTGACATTGCCGTCTGTGGCGGCACGGAAGCGTGCATGAACACCGTAAGCCTCGGGGGCTTCGCCGCCGCCCGGGCTCTTTCAACCGGGTTCAATGAAAGCCCTGCCGTCGCGTCCAGACCATTCGACATGATGCGTGACGGTTTCGTAATGGGTGAAGGCGCGGGAGTCCTGGTGCTCGAATCCCTGAGCCATGCGCTGGCTCGCGGGGCCGAGCCGCTGGCTGAACTGGTGGGCTATGGAACAACGGCGGATGCCTATCATGTTACCTCCGGTCCCGAGGACGGATCCGGCGCCGCAAGAGCGATGCAAATTGCCATCGGGCAGGCGGGTATTTCCCCGCATGAGATCCAACATCTCAACGCTCACGCCACGTCGACCCCGCTCGGCGATCGCGGAGAAATCGAGGCTATCAAGACAGTGTTCGGTTCGACAGCAGGGATCGCAGTCAGTGGCACGAAGTCCGCAACCGGGCACCTCCTTGGCGCCGCGGGTGGGCTGGAGGCAATCTTCACGATCCTGGCACTCAGGGATCAGGTCGCACCGCCCACGCTGAACCTGAATGCGCCCGATCCCGCTGGCGACGGAATCGACTTCGTCGCGAGCAAGTCCCGGCCGCTGCAGATGGACTATGCAATCACCAATGGATTTGGGTTCGGAGGCGTGAATGCGAGTGCCCTGTTCCGGCGTTGGAGCGAATGA
- a CDS encoding TetR/AcrR family transcriptional regulator, translating to MRVSRAQAEANRETVINVASRLFRERGFDGIGLKDLMKGAGLTQGGFYKQFESKDDLVALASRRAMESATRRWSSVAASSPDPLQGVIDLYLSAGHRGETGDGCPLVALGSDAARQSADLRKPFQDGIKAHLQVLEELMPASDHDDASRKAMTMLALMVGAVTLSRIVTDENLADRLLKAAAAEAKRVAAMEPAE from the coding sequence ATGAGAGTCAGTCGTGCCCAAGCCGAAGCGAACCGGGAGACGGTCATCAACGTCGCCAGCAGGCTCTTTCGCGAGCGTGGCTTTGATGGCATCGGCCTCAAGGATCTAATGAAAGGTGCCGGTCTTACCCAGGGCGGCTTCTATAAGCAGTTCGAATCCAAGGATGATCTGGTAGCGCTTGCGTCGCGGCGAGCGATGGAAAGCGCGACCCGCAGGTGGTCCTCGGTCGCCGCTTCGAGCCCGGATCCGCTCCAAGGCGTCATCGACCTTTATCTTTCAGCAGGACACCGTGGGGAAACCGGAGATGGCTGCCCGCTGGTTGCCCTGGGATCCGATGCTGCTCGCCAGAGCGCAGACCTCCGCAAACCGTTTCAAGATGGGATCAAAGCACATCTGCAGGTTCTCGAAGAACTGATGCCGGCTAGCGACCATGACGATGCGTCCCGCAAGGCCATGACGATGCTCGCGCTCATGGTCGGAGCGGTAACTCTGTCGCGCATCGTGACTGATGAGAACCTGGCAGACCGTCTTCTGAAAGCAGCAGCAGCCGAAGCAAAGCGTGTCGCGGCCATGGAGCCGGCCGAGTAA